A region of Lycium barbarum isolate Lr01 chromosome 1, ASM1917538v2, whole genome shotgun sequence DNA encodes the following proteins:
- the LOC132621430 gene encoding triphosphate tunnel metalloenzyme 3-like has translation MHGLSSLTSRISSLCKSPHSTAPNPTNSMEVEVKLRLPNAVTHQRVSSILSPYHLKTHAQENIFFDGPNSELSSKLAVLRLRFYDVDAQCIISLKAKPLISNGISRIEEDEEPIDPSIGRACVSEPWRLVLLDSSRIIRRVREEYGIGEKGLVCLGGFRNVRAVYEWNGLKLELDETHYDFGMNYEIECESSDPERAKDLLEEFLKSHGIDYSYSNVSKFAIFRSGKLPQ, from the exons ATGCATGGCCTTTCTTCTTTAACATCACGAATTTCATCACTCTGCAAATCCCCACATTCCACAGCTCCTAACCCCACAAACTCAATGGAAGTAGAAGTGAAACTCCGTTTACCAAACGCCGTTACTCACCAACGTGTCTCCTCAATTCTGTCACCATACCATCTCAAGACTCACGCCCAAGAGAACATCTTCTTTGATGGACCCAACTCCGAACTCTCCTCCAAACTCGCCGTACTCCGTCTCCGCTTCTACGATGTCGATGCCCAATGCATTATCTCCCTCAAGGCTAAACCCCTCATTTCAAACG GTATCAGTCGTattgaagaagatgaagaaccCATTGACCCTTCCATTGGCCGGGCGTGTGTTTCAGAACCGTGGCGGCTGGTGTTGCTCGATTCTTCGAGGATAATACGAAGGGTGAGAGAAGAGTATGGAATTGGAGAAAAGGGTTTGGTTTGTTTGGGCGGGTTTAGGAATGTGAGAGCAGTGTATGAGTGGAATGGATTGAAATTGGAGCTAGATGAAACACATTATGATTTTGGAATGAATTATGAGATTGAATGTGAGAGTTCTGATCCTGAAAGAGCTAAGGATTTGCTGGAGGAGTTTTTGAAGAGTCATGGTATTGACTATTCCTACTCTAATGTTTCTAAATTTGCCATTTTTCGTTCTGGAAAATTGCCTCAGTAA